The following coding sequences are from one Haemophilus haemolyticus window:
- a CDS encoding DUF6953 family protein has translation MSINNIISWMLSKLERETCLYQDDVVDYLVKNSFEQYLVENSEGNLVLNRELLEEFKKCSKNDVVWVRSGFYWRWRVPEDESGRIARG, from the coding sequence GTGTCAATAAATAATATAATTTCGTGGATGCTTTCTAAGCTAGAAAGAGAGACCTGTTTGTACCAAGATGATGTTGTTGATTATTTAGTAAAAAATAGCTTTGAACAATATCTAGTTGAGAATAGCGAAGGAAATCTAGTTCTTAATCGAGAATTGTTAGAAGAATTTAAGAAATGCTCGAAAAATGATGTTGTTTGGGTAAGAAGTGGGTTCTATTGGAGATGGAGAGTACCTGAAGATGAATCAGGGCGTATAGCTAGAGGTTAA
- the sbcB gene encoding exodeoxyribonuclease I, which yields MAKDFSFFIYDYESFGVNPATDRPAQFAGIRTDADFNIIGKPIMFYCKQTNDYLPAPEAVMVTRITPQECNEKGLSEPEFAANILAEFSQPNTCVMGYNNIRYDDEMTRYTFYRNFIDPYEYSWKNGNSRWDLLDLVRACYALRPEGINWAYDDDGMPSFRLEKLTKANGIEHENAHDAMADVYATIAMAKLIKEKQPKLFQYFFENRGKKEIEKLVDTGAMAPLVHVSGMLGNYRGNCTWVAPLAWHPTNQNALIVCDLTGDIDNLLAKSADELRTDLYTKKSELEERGVSSVPLKLVHINKCPILAPAKTLLPETANRLGIDRQLCLDNLAKLRASFDIREKVTDIFNEERQFELNDNVETELYNGFFSNADKNNMSILRSLPAEKLAEHGLAFEDKRIPELLFHYRARHFYKTLTRAEQIKWQKYRQNKLEKSTVDFESSLQRLAEEHSDNPEKLSLLQQVYEYGIKLLG from the coding sequence ATGGCAAAAGATTTCAGCTTTTTTATTTACGATTATGAAAGTTTTGGTGTAAATCCAGCAACAGATCGCCCTGCGCAATTTGCAGGTATTCGCACAGATGCTGATTTTAATATCATTGGTAAACCAATAATGTTTTATTGTAAACAAACCAATGATTATTTACCGGCTCCTGAAGCCGTAATGGTGACGAGAATTACACCACAAGAATGTAATGAAAAGGGGCTTTCTGAGCCTGAATTCGCCGCAAATATCTTAGCAGAATTTTCCCAACCCAATACTTGTGTCATGGGCTATAACAATATTCGCTACGATGATGAAATGACGCGTTATACGTTTTATCGTAATTTTATTGATCCTTATGAATACAGTTGGAAAAACGGGAATTCACGCTGGGATTTGTTAGATTTAGTACGAGCTTGTTATGCCTTGCGTCCAGAAGGGATTAATTGGGCTTATGACGATGATGGAATGCCAAGTTTCCGTTTAGAAAAACTCACTAAAGCAAATGGTATTGAGCATGAAAATGCTCACGATGCTATGGCGGATGTATATGCAACTATTGCTATGGCGAAATTAATTAAAGAAAAACAGCCTAAATTATTCCAATATTTCTTTGAAAACCGAGGTAAGAAAGAAATCGAAAAATTGGTTGATACAGGTGCAATGGCGCCTTTAGTGCATGTTTCTGGGATGTTAGGGAATTATCGTGGAAATTGCACTTGGGTTGCACCTTTAGCTTGGCATCCGACAAATCAAAACGCACTCATTGTTTGTGATTTAACTGGCGATATCGATAATTTATTAGCCAAAAGTGCGGATGAATTACGGACAGATTTATATACCAAAAAATCTGAATTAGAAGAAAGAGGAGTTTCATCTGTTCCGTTAAAGCTTGTGCATATCAATAAATGTCCTATTTTAGCGCCAGCCAAAACCTTGTTACCAGAAACAGCAAATCGATTGGGTATTGATCGTCAATTATGCTTGGATAATCTTGCAAAATTACGAGCATCTTTTGATATTAGAGAAAAAGTGACGGATATTTTTAATGAAGAACGCCAATTTGAATTGAATGATAACGTAGAAACTGAGCTATACAATGGCTTTTTCAGCAATGCTGATAAAAATAATATGTCTATTTTACGTAGTTTACCTGCAGAAAAATTAGCTGAACATGGTTTAGCTTTTGAAGATAAACGTATCCCTGAACTATTGTTCCATTATCGCGCTCGTCATTTTTATAAAACCCTCACACGCGCTGAACAAATTAAATGGCAAAAATACCGACAGAATAAACTTGAAAAAAGCACGGTAGATTTTGAATCAAGTTTACAACGTTTAGCAGAGGAACATTCAGATAATCCTGAAAAACTATCTTTATTACAACAAGTATATGAATACGGTATAAAATTACTAGGTTAG
- a CDS encoding EamA/RhaT family transporter: protein MHNLILAILCSVAVSVLLKIARKKNIIIEQAIAFNYITAITFSYFLLKPDFKGLEFIDYIVQSENSPIFLALGLLLPSVFIIMSKAVEFAGIVRSDAAQRLSLFLPILAAFLIFHETLSQSKIIGVVLAFIGLFCLLTKPTQGQSAVNFKGVLGLIGVWFGYGIIDILFKQVAKSGGAFPATLFISFSLAACVMFIYLFLKRVQWTASSVIGGIVLGVLNFFNILFYIKAHQSFAGNPTLVFAGMNIGVICLGTITGALAFKEKISKLNWLGIIFSLSAIFCLYYLDKIIA, encoded by the coding sequence ATGCACAATCTTATTCTTGCCATTCTTTGCAGCGTAGCGGTTTCAGTCTTGCTTAAAATAGCTCGTAAAAAAAATATCATTATTGAACAAGCTATCGCATTCAACTACATTACAGCCATCACTTTCAGTTATTTTTTACTCAAACCTGATTTTAAAGGTTTAGAATTTATTGATTACATCGTACAAAGCGAAAACTCACCCATTTTTTTAGCGCTAGGTTTATTGTTACCTAGTGTGTTTATTATTATGTCAAAAGCGGTGGAGTTTGCTGGAATTGTACGTTCAGATGCAGCACAACGTCTTTCGTTATTTCTTCCCATTTTAGCAGCGTTTTTAATTTTTCATGAAACACTAAGCCAATCTAAAATCATTGGCGTTGTATTAGCCTTTATTGGTTTATTTTGTTTATTAACTAAGCCAACCCAAGGGCAAAGTGCGGTCAATTTTAAAGGTGTTTTAGGATTAATCGGCGTGTGGTTTGGGTATGGCATTATTGATATTTTATTCAAACAAGTTGCGAAAAGCGGTGGTGCATTCCCTGCAACATTGTTTATTTCCTTCTCGCTTGCAGCTTGCGTTATGTTTATCTATTTATTCTTAAAACGTGTCCAATGGACAGCATCAAGTGTAATTGGTGGCATCGTTTTAGGTGTATTGAATTTCTTTAATATTTTATTCTACATAAAAGCCCATCAAAGTTTTGCTGGAAATCCGACGCTTGTTTTCGCGGGAATGAACATTGGCGTAATTTGCTTAGGTACGATAACAGGCGCATTAGCTTTTAAAGAAAAAATCAGTAAGCTAAATTGGCTAGGTATTATTTTTAGTTTATCGGCTATTTTCTGCCTATATTATTTAGATAAAATTATCGCGTAA
- a CDS encoding DUF5655 domain-containing protein has translation MKIFTSKKGQLSQLKQQKFKLEKDIQRLFEENLTLLSGYIFIRSEFSIKNSRIDTLAFDPETQAFVIIEYKRQQNSSVVDQGVSYLNLMLEYKADFIVEYNEKQKFPLKRNDVDWSQSKVIFVSPAFNDFQIQATNFKDLPIELWEVNRFDNDIITLNIINKSKSASNIKAVSIEKNEEFSTLKEIKVYQESDHLSDKSDFIQELYEDFKQGILNLDPDIEINTRKLYIAFKKDRNIADIRIQQKNLKIWINLPYGELDDPKNLAKNVSNTGHWGNGDYEITIESTQYLEYIMSLIKQAIKD, from the coding sequence ATGAAAATCTTTACATCCAAAAAAGGACAATTATCACAACTGAAGCAGCAAAAATTTAAGCTGGAAAAGGATATTCAGCGTTTATTTGAAGAAAATCTTACCTTATTAAGTGGCTATATTTTTATTCGCTCGGAATTTTCTATTAAAAATTCACGTATTGATACCTTAGCTTTTGATCCTGAAACTCAAGCCTTTGTCATTATTGAATATAAAAGACAACAAAATTCTAGTGTGGTTGATCAAGGGGTTTCTTATCTTAATTTGATGCTTGAATACAAAGCTGATTTTATTGTGGAATATAATGAAAAGCAAAAATTCCCACTTAAAAGAAATGATGTGGATTGGTCACAATCTAAGGTGATTTTTGTTTCACCTGCTTTTAATGATTTCCAAATTCAAGCCACGAATTTTAAAGATTTACCTATTGAATTATGGGAAGTTAATCGCTTTGATAATGATATTATTACGCTCAATATTATTAATAAATCAAAATCAGCATCGAATATTAAAGCTGTTTCTATTGAAAAAAATGAAGAATTTTCTACATTAAAAGAAATAAAAGTTTATCAAGAATCTGATCACTTAAGTGATAAATCAGATTTTATTCAAGAACTATACGAAGATTTTAAACAAGGCATTTTAAATTTAGATCCTGATATCGAAATTAATACCAGAAAACTTTACATTGCATTCAAAAAAGATCGAAATATTGCAGATATTCGTATCCAACAAAAGAATTTAAAAATTTGGATTAATCTTCCTTATGGAGAGTTAGATGATCCTAAAAATTTAGCAAAAAATGTATCTAATACTGGTCACTGGGGGAATGGAGATTATGAAATCACCATTGAAAGCACCCAATATCTTGAATACATTATGAGTTTAATTAAACAAGCTATTAAGGATTAA